CTGTTTTCAAGCCCCTCGATGCGAAAAATCTCGATCATCCCCTTAACCCTCGCTTGCCTCTCAACCCTATCGAGCCCCTTGGCTCCGTAAAGAATGTTAGCCTTCACCGTCATGTGTGGAAACAGGGCGAGATCCTGAAATACATAACCAAAAGGACGCTCCTGGGGTGGAAGGTTTATTTTTAAAGAACTGTCCAAAAGTACATTCTTATTCAGTTTTATTACTCCATCATCTGGCTTCATCAGACCTGCAATCAGTTGCAGGGTCATAGACTTGCCTGCACCTGAAAACCCAAAGAGCACGGCAAGGTCGTTTCCTATTTTCCATTCCACATCAAGGGTAAATCCATTTACCTTTTTTAACAATTTAACCGACAACCCCATTAGACCGTCCTCATACCATATCTGTTTGTTATATAAAGGAAGAATCCTGAGATCAGTGTAAGAAACAAAACCATAAAGTTAGCCCTTGACCATTCACCGCTGTTGGCCAGCGAATATATGGCAATGGGCATGGTGTCTGTCCTTCCCGGAATATTGCCTGCTATCATCAGCGTGGCGCCAAACTCCCCAAGCGCCCTTGCAAAAGACAGGACAACCCCGGCGAGTATGCCTTTCTTAGACAACGGCAGAATAACCTTAACGGCTGTCTCCAGTTCTGAATGCCCCAGGGAGTATGAGGCATCTATCAGGTTTTCATCAACAGACTCGATGGCTGCTCTGGTGGTTTTTATCATCAGGGGCAGAGCCACCACAAAGGATGCAAGGACTGCTGCATACCACGTAAACATAATGCTCCATCCTGTCCAAGCATAAACAAAGCTTCCAACGAAGCCGTTTCTTCCGAAAAGGATGATGAGATAGTAACCCGTAACAGTGGGGGGCAATACCAGGGGAAGGGTAATCAGGATGTCCAGGAGGGTCCTGCCCTTAAAGTCCTTTCTCGCAAGAAGATAGGCAATTAATCCTCCCACAAGCATCACCAGCAGGGTTGCCACTGATGCCACCTGAAAGGAAAGTTTCAAAGAAAACAAAACAGAATTGTTCATCTTTTATTCCTGCGAAGAAATGGCTCAAATCCATACTTCTTCAGTATATCCTTACCATAATCAGATATGACCAGGGCAATAAATTCCCTTGCCGGCACTTCATTTTTTGTACCCTTAACTACTGCCATCGGATAAACCACCGGTTTGTGGCTCTCATCCGGTGCAGTTACCACAACCTTCACCTCTGCGGGCCTGATCCTCACATCAGAGGCATACACCATGCCTGCATCCACCTCTCCACGGGCCACATAGTCCAATACCTGTCTCACATTTTC
This genomic window from bacterium BMS3Abin08 contains:
- the modB gene encoding molybdenum transport system permease protein ModB yields the protein MNNSVLFSLKLSFQVASVATLLVMLVGGLIAYLLARKDFKGRTLLDILITLPLVLPPTVTGYYLIILFGRNGFVGSFVYAWTGWSIMFTWYAAVLASFVVALPLMIKTTRAAIESVDENLIDASYSLGHSELETAVKVILPLSKKGILAGVVLSFARALGEFGATLMIAGNIPGRTDTMPIAIYSLANSGEWSRANFMVLFLTLISGFFLYITNRYGMRTV